Part of the Zea mays cultivar B73 chromosome 4, Zm-B73-REFERENCE-NAM-5.0, whole genome shotgun sequence genome is shown below.
TTTTTGCAGCAGTCAGAGAAGCTTTGGCCTTTGGAAGGTTTCTAGAGAGAATTGGAGCTTGCTCTCCAGAAGGTCAATGTCCAGCAGAAGTAACTTGTCATCCAGCCTCCTGACTTCCTTGGTGAATCCAGAAAGGAGTGTCATAAGGGCCGAAGTACACTATTGACTCTCTAACAGGAGGGCTGCCAGCCTTGCTTCCACACGCTGCCTGGGTTCGATTTCGCACAGTCGCATGAAAGGAAGAGAGCGGTAGTGGAGAGGAGTATCACGAGGAAACTTGCCACGGCGAAGGCCACAGCCTCACAGGGAAGAAAGAGATGCCGCTCGCATAACCGCCATTGCCAGAAAGCTGCGTCCCCTGTCCTTTCCAAGGCTCATCCAAGGGCGTGTCGACAACCACGGGTCCACAATGATCCACCGCGCGTGCGTTCGCCCCGCCGTTGCCGCTAGCAGCGCCTCCTTCTTCCGCAGCGACAGCAGCAACAACATCGCCACCCCGTCGGCAGCGCGGAGGCGTGGACCATTTGTGGCGGTGCCGTGTCGCGGAGGGGTGGTACGTGACGGGGGACGGGCGGACGGCGCCATCCTCGGTTGGATCGCGAACTTTCTACCGCCAGATACGGGACTCCACCAGATTTCGCGGCTAAGGAAGCGCTAGCCGTTGGATTGTGATCAGGCGGCTGGACGAAAACAGGACGACGTGACCAGTTCGAGATGCGATTTTTTCTCCTAAGTGTTGATGGTCGTTGGATGAGCATCGTGTGGCTGCATTAAAAAACGTTGACGTGGACGCACGGCTGGGCAGATTTGTGTCCTGCTTTAATATATAGAAATTACAGTTTTCTAATTGTCTGCGGAGCATTTCTTTGCAAGTGGCTGGAATAATCCATGGACTACGAGTCTgatgattatttattttattatgataAAGTCTTGATAGTTTTGTAATGCAAACTGCCCTGATCATGTTTAATTTGTGCCGCAATTTTGGCATCAGTATCACTGTTGTGTTTTGTAATGCAAACTGCCTTGATCATTTTTCTATGACACCGAGATACCTGGTAAGCTGGCAACTAGGTATTCACTGGCAGTTGATGTGGTCTAGCTCGGCGCCACGATCTGTAACGCCGAGCTAGGAGATGGCGTCGACGGTGTGATGGCCGTTGGCCCCTACGCGCGAGCACACACACATGTTGCTACCAAGAGCAACGGTGGTTTAATTCAGATAACTGACTCTTTCGCATGCATATCCGCTCCGCTTTCGGTGGTGATACGCATGCATATCCGCTCCGCTCTTAGAGTCGTTTCCTCGTTCACGGCGCTTGCTTCCATTGCAATGAAATGCGCAGTTGTCTTGGACTGGGAGAGGGACATGCCGACTGCTGGCTGATCTGGCGATTTTGGCCCTCAGCTAGTCAGCTGCCTAGCTAGGACGTTCGTCCGATTTCTACAGTGGTGGTTTGATCGATCACGGCATACAGAGACGTCAAGCAAGCAACAGTGACAGTCAGTCAGTCTTGTTTAATGACACACATGTGTGTGCTCGCGCGTAGGGGCCAACGGCCATCACACGGCCGACGCCATctcttagctcggcgccacataTTATAGCGTCGAGATAGGCCACATCAGCTACCAGTGTATCTAGTTGTCAGCTCATCAGGTACCTCAGCGTCATAGGTAATGGCCCCGAGGCGTATTACCTCAGCGCCATGAGCCATGACGCCGAGTAAAGAGTCCAAAAATAACATTAAGTCATTTAGAGGTCTAAACGTGAAATTGTTTCGAAAAAAAGACTAAATTGCAAAAAAAATTGGTTTGGTTGAGGAGTGAAGGGGAATGAAGTGGCTCTATTTCTATTTCCTGAGTTTGGTTTCGAAATAGGAGCGGAACGACTCCTGGAGTTTTCATATGGGAATATAGCATAAATAGTTAGGATGCCCCCTCTATCAAAATGACCGGATGCGAGTGGTCTCTCACCTCTCCTCCCATCCACACACATATACTcaccaaccaaacaaaaaacagagtgGCTTCATTTTCTTCTACACTTCAACTAAACAAAAAATGGAGCAACTCTATTTTACTtggagtgaagtttttcttctacATTTCAACCAAACATAGAGGGTATTTGGGAGTGAAGTTTTTCACACttttggaagaatactgcagtattctcaaatactaTATTATTATACACATAATGATGTTTGACAAGATAtctaaaatctctgttttcaaaactgaagtattgcaaatgCTGCTGTTGTTTTAAGATATTCTAAACTTAGGTCTGGTCCTCAGTTTCCAAAATTGTAGTATTTTAAACTGTGGTAttgtcatgactaaagtatactATAATATTTCAGAAAATAtagttttcaaaaactttgttcccaaataAGATTTTATTCTAAAAAACTGGAATAAACCGTTCTATTCTAGTTGACTCCCTAACAAACACACATGCTAAAAGCTGAGCCAATTAGCAACGCTATGCATGCGGGTGCGTATAACACTGTTTTGCACTGTATATGCACTGTTTACATATAGAAGTTTAAAATAAACAGTGAGATAATGTGTGATATAGCAAGTCTGCTTATGGATGAAGGGCTTCGACAGTTCGACTCCCTCCGTGGAGCACGACGCTCAAGTGCACAGATTTGCAAAAGCAAATTGAACTTGTGTAACAGTTTTTTTAGGTTTGTGTAAATGTTTTCAAGATGTTATTTTGCTGTAGTTTTCAAATTAGTTCTACGAGATTCTACTTGAATTTGATATACTGAACCGACGGCTTTCAATCGGAAGGGCCCCTGTCCCCCTCCTAAGTCCTAACTCCTATCCACAATGGCACAATATTATCGCTGCCCTCCCCTTTCGTCATCCATGACTTCCCTCCCCGCCGCGGTCATGGCCACCGCGACGACGCTGCCCCTAGGCCTCCTCCCCTCCAAAACGCtgaccctctcccctctcccttctGCGCGCCGATCCCTCTCCATCGCCGCCGTGGAGCCCCGGCGCTGGCTCCTCCGAGCCGCCGCTGAGGAGGCGCCTGAGGCCGTGGAGGTTGAGTTCGTGGAGCCCgacgcggaggcggaggaggagccCGCGGTACCGGAGCCCGTAGAGGCGCAGCTCGCCGCCGCGGGGGCTGGGAAGGACGCCGACATCTTCGCTGTTGTCATGGTGGGTTGGCTCCCTCTAGCTCCTCCAACGATGCAACTTTGGACTGAATTACTTGAAGATGATATGTCTTCATTTATGCTGCATTACCTGTAATATTAGGAATGTCTTACATTGCATGGAAAATGGCTAGGATGGTGGTGTGACTACTAACAGTAATGCTCGATCACACGGTGCTTGCATAGTGATGCTGAGTTGCTGACAATTGCAGGGCTTCATAATATTTACTAGTTGCCTTACATTGACTGATTTTTACCTTTTTTTTCAAAATGCTGAAATATGCAAGAATGTATCTCGTAGCAGGCAATTGTTTGTGTGTTCTTGTCCGAATGAGCAGTTTGAAAGACAAATGACTGAAGACTTATATATCCTGACTGCTTTCCTTTATTACAGATTGGTTCAAGACAATACATTGTGATGCCGGGCAGGTATATATACACACAGAGACTGAAAGGTGCCAATGTCAATGATCAGGTTTGATGATTCACCTATCTGCATACTCCAAGCTGATAGTCTAGGTTGTGAGATGTTGTATAGTCTCCCTCCTGCAATTCTTTTGATACAGAAGTTAGGAGAATCTTCTGCTTATCTTGATGCATTTGTGCCCTTGTAGCAGCAATTGCTTACTAAATATTTCCTCAAGAGCTTGCAAAAACTACAACATATACATCCTTCTTTCTAGATGTCCTGTTATGGTGGATTTTTGATATGTTGTGAGCAGAGAGAAAAGCCACCATTGGCCTCTATTCTGTAGTCTTCGTCTGCTCACAGTCCTAGATCCAAATGATACAATGCATCAGGTGCAAATGCATAGACATTTCCACTATGATGGTACTATCAACTCAGGTTTTATTCATAGTCACATAAAATGGGGTCGAAGGCATCGACAATCGACTTGGGAACGTCGACCCTGACTAGGTGCGCGGGGTCATTTTTTACTCAGCAGTGTAAAAACCTCTCTCAAGGAGCGTACCATGTTCTTCAACCTTCTTGACCTGAGTCAATGGTGTGGTGTTAGTCATCTGACTAACAATGATTACTCGGCCTAGTTGGTTGCTTGAACTCGATTGAGGGCACCAAAGCGATTAGGTTGACAAGGTTTCTAGTTGTTTTGTTAGTCATCAATAAATCACGATTAGTTGTCCGATTAGATAAGGGATGGCTAGGCTGGTTACCGTCATTGGGTGGGCCTAAACAATTGGGCTTCAAGGTAAGTTACTGGGATGCCAATTTGGCCCAGTACGCACAGACAGGAGCAGCCAGCAGAAATCAAACCACCACATGTCTTCCACTCGGAGGCTTCAAGCTGCAGTAGCCGGCGGTCCTTGATCGCCTTCCCTACCTCCACCATTGCTGAGTCCCTTCCTCAGGCCGCTGCCAGTCCCCTTCTTTCCTCTGCTGACCTTATTTTACAATTACTGCAGCTTGGTGGCTCCCTGATTCAAACTGCCGCTGGCCCTGTTGTAGCTGCTGAGCTCTGGTAGCCCTGCTCCCGGGGACTACCAAGATGAGCTCGCCCTTTGATGTTGAGTGTCCCTCTCGTCCTCCATCTGCTTCTCGCCTTGCCCAATTGACCCCCTTAGGCTATGCTTGTTACGCTGCTATGTTCTCTTGATCTTGTTCTAGTGCCATTAAAACTCACTAGTATCTTCTGCTCTCGTGCTTTTATTCTCTTGTTGTTTGCTTTTATAGTATAGCATATATATAGTATATTGGTCTTGGAATATACAGACTACATGGATTGGCTAGGCTCGACTAATCAGTCTGGTCAACAACTAATCATGACTAATCATCTAGTCTGTGTCATGGCTACTAGAATCGACTAGGTGGTTTACAAATATTGGTATGATGGCAAGAAGGGAAAAAAATATAAAGAGTGGATACAATTTTAGGACTATATTATGTTTTCTTCATTTGAGGTTATGTAGAAAGTGATATTAGGTTCTAAGATCACTGGCAATTTTTGTATCATTATTTATTTGGtaccaagtccatatgcaaagaaTGCATGTTGTGTTAAGGAAGATCAGCAGAAAGGGTAATGTAATAGGTTTGCGGAAGCGGAAGAAAAGGAGTTAATCGTAATCTACTACAACTGCATTACTTTTAACTCAGTGTACTAGAACAAATTATGTAATGCCAAAACAGTGATACATATTGTCAGAGCACACTTTGTAATCATTTGATGTGATATTGATGTAGTACTAGAAGCAAAAGAATCGTCAATTTGTAATCATAGTAATGTTATAAATTTCAGCTGCTGTGCAAATTTTTTGTATTTGTTTGTGATGCACTTGTATGTTGTAGCAAATACGTTACCTTTACTTGATATAAAGTAATTAACATGTCCTGGGGAGCCTGTTCAGTGCTTTTGTACATATTAGCCTCATTTAGTCGCCCATTAATTTGTATTTTGTAGAAACTTTCAGTCCTCAATAGTTCTTGATTTACAGATCATATTAAACAAGGTGCTACTGGTGTCAACTAGAGAAAAAGCTTACATTGGCATGCCAGTGGTGACCAACGCTGCTGTTCACGCAGTGGTTGAAGAACAGGCATGTCGTCTGCATGTTGTTGGATAAACAGTGGATACAGACTTCTCACTGGTTTCTAAACCCATATTTGATCCACAGGGACGTGATGATAAAGTTATAGTCTTCAagtacaagaagaagaagaagtaccAGAGGAAACTTGGTCACAGACAGGTACACTTCCAGTAACATCCTCAATTCCTAATGGAAGTTGGAAGCATAATGACGACCACTGAATTGGAATTTACATGTCATATACTTGAAGATGGACTGAATAATTCTGCATAAACAATTTTCTTGTATTTTGTAGCCAAACACAAGGTTAAGAATCACAGGCATAAGTGGATACGAAGAGTACCCTGCTGACCCAATACTTGACCCTGCTGCAGCTTAAGCTAAATTGTAAGTTATGTAGTTACAAATCGGCTGGTAGTACAGTAGCATGCAAGTTTTGTTCTTGTTTACTTTTTTTTTCTCTGGAAGGAACACTTTTCATCAAAATTTTACCTTGTTTTGTGTTCCAAATGCTGCCAGTCAACAAGTGGTTCCATGTATTTATTTCATGAGCTCTTATTCTTGTTCCTTTTCAACTTGTGTGTGCTAGCCACTAGCCAGTTGTATTACATGACATTCCATAAAGAAGAGATTTCTTTTTACTACAAGTTGGGCATTCTAGCCTTCATTTGGGCAGTTTGCATGGTAGGTGATACGCTCACCACTTAAATTTGTTAGTTTGGTGGTATTGTATAGATTTGTGCTGCATCCGATgtcataatattattatttacTGAGTGATCGTGACAATACGAGTATAAAGCAATTTGCGCAGTTTGTGAAGCAAGCTTGAAGCTTGTCCTTAGCCAAGGTATCTCTGGCATAAGAAATACTTTAGTTATAGCTGACACTAGAATCTTTCTACAAGTTGACTTTTAAATAATTCGTAAAGTCTCATTTGTTGTGTTGGATTTTATTCGGATTTAGCTAGGCAAAAAATGCAATTCCATTTGAGAGCCCACAATTGGGTTTGACGGCATCGATCCACCATGTTAATTCTGAGGAA
Proteins encoded:
- the LOC100280871 gene encoding 50S ribosomal protein L21, chloroplastic-like; the protein is MAQYYRCPPLSSSMTSLPAAVMATATTLPLGLLPSKTLTLSPLPSARRSLSIAAVEPRRWLLRAAAEEAPEAVEVEFVEPDAEAEEEPAVPEPVEAQLAAAGAGKDADIFAVVMIGSRQYIVMPGRYIYTQRLKGANVNDQIILNKVLLVSTREKAYIGMPVVTNAAVHAVVEEQGRDDKVIVFKYKKKKKYQRKLGHRQPNTRLRITGISGYEEYPADPILDPAAA